In Candida dubliniensis CD36 chromosome 6, complete sequence, the following are encoded in one genomic region:
- a CDS encoding serine/threonine-protein kinase, putative (Similar to S. cerevisiae VPS15;~In S. cerevisiae: myristoylated serine/threonine protein kinase involved in vacuolar protein sorting; functions as a membrane-associated complex with Vps34p; active form recruits Vps34p to the Golgi membrane; interacts with the GDP-bound form of Gpa1p), with translation MGQKLSLLAPSAPTVAVSSYVDALQNYQYVEVINNSRFLKTIKAIDKTTGNLVIIKLLIKPASPNYSIQLQQVIELMVKQSSLLYPFKNALPWHKLIETDRAGYVIRQMIKTNLYDRLSIRPFLEPIEKLFITFQILKIVNEIHSLNIHHGDLKLENFLITSWNWLLLSDFSNLLKPTYIPEDNPNQYSFYFDTSGRRLCYIAPERFYNSQDHPQHISNFNDDGSFTMKNSVTDAMDLFGTGCVIAELYNDGEPTFTLSQLFKFMKNEYAPDFSGIYNKDIVSIIEKLIKLDPNERLSAREILDENKGTCFPEFFYDFLYDFMEMLNNQENFSLNSNNDNLSISDMKINYIYDNFGLISKSLKFEYSIDESNLSPDDILPMKLNLETMPFNYRIKQSKFIDDDSQEAALILLNAVTSFSQTLRQVNSKIKCCELIVALSERIRDESKLDRAIPYLCLFLDEYIDGVFHQQEGVNIAAKVVCVALYSLTSLLMSCSYINPINMLIFPEYILPKIYNLVTVKSDSNSQRLVNCAVAVCLPYLAATAKRFWIMSKAFKNSNNALSTLVSPEDAMQSFSNLSLTKDQLDSKFKEITILLLTDSETPVKISLLNNILPLCQFFGQDKTNDIILPHLISYLNDTDQELRLAFLSSVLQMGPFIGVLSFEQYILPLLVQTIGDGEQFVVLKVLEIFNMFVKERLINPRTEFNALDVYKELLSNSINLLLHPNEWIRQSVINLIIYISDNLTDADRYCFLYPLIKRFLSYDLSIIDWNTLYPCLTKPLTKQIYDLAITWSLNSTSKSLFWQQKSFSMLMTKQSGNTIKKKKLISFNKDMGKSVYLPQMMSELSFANGSNKKGNSTIPLSSEDKQWLLKLKSIGLDDKSLWKILALRDYIFHVGRSPTSTINKRLKSSENENLSILPRNIFFTVVYRSEPLSISGGTREQKILGTNAEETVSIRTSSRRGSNSLILPQLERVTASVQTVEANIMGEMETHNSGVTKDAWFNDSNTSHKVFSVSNSGIIVSHIKHTYTGENPYILNFLKNPKFQPNLSDFEEFGKTIIRHQHKQQQQRNENIDMLAPMNVLVASFRSSDKENRLEEITTLAVCPTSEFFVTGSSTGSLKVWDSLKMEKLVTVKNANLSVELNSSICSITFLPNRFVVIVTTDDGTIRLFRIDVIRNNKSKKIVRYLKMHLIRQYIHEESNDNNNKTHHHHYPIEQIKFLQDNYIIGIDAIEQKIIMLDIITMTISSELQHPLIYGIINTFIVYKDYWLLVGTDKGVLTLWDLRFKIIVKSWHVQNNENNVKLDSINNLELLSSLNSIKLFETKKNDGGGSNTSSAYFALSGNDDISIWELPSLECKAILRTSNSAMMNSSTSNIMKYSLIEYKDHDGGDDNGFFIEKIIDDIQLDIDHEYDRKLDLNVLTMKFFQFNTNNDYLMCSTGSNRVILFNLSSIKDSVILKSEKATFNTRYYNNVVIIDPVFTNDQTSSNGNTTTNTTYNVVKLIDHVFEPFHMIITIDRNNCVKLYKSAND, from the coding sequence ATGGGTCAGAAATTATCACTATTGGCACCATCAGCACCAACTGTTGCTGTGTCGTCATATGTGGATGCATtacaaaattatcaatatgtTGAAGTGATAAATAATTCTCGATTTTTAAAGACGATAAAGGCAATTGATAAGACTACGGGGAATTTAGTAATCATAAAGCTACTAATTAAACCAGCGTCTCCAAATTATTCGATTCAATTACAACAAGTTATTGAGCTCATGGTGAAGCAATCATCGCTTTTATATCCATTCAAAAATGCATTGCCATGGcacaaattgattgaaactGATCGTGCTGGTTACGTTATTCGACAAATGATAAAAACCAACTTGTATGATAGACTTTCGATCCGTCCATTTCTTGAAcccattgaaaaattgtttattacATTCCAGATTTTAAAAATCGTTAATGAAATACATTCATTAAACATACATCATGgagatttgaaattggagaattttttaataacGTCTTGGAATTGGTTATTATTAAGtgatttttctaatttgtTAAAACCAACATACATTCCAGAAGACAATCCCAACCaatattcattttattttgatacTTCTGGCAGGAGATTGTGTTATATTGCACCAGAAAGATTCTATAATTCTCAAGATCACCCGCAACATATTCTGaattttaatgatgatggtcTGTTTACCATGAAGAATAGTGTGACTGATGCCATGGATTTGTTTGGTACAGGATGTGTGATTGCAGAATTGTATAATGATGGAGAACCAACATTTACATTATCACAGTTGTTTAAAtttatgaaaaatgaatatgCCCCAGACTTTTCTGGAATATACAATAAGGATATTGTACTGATAATTgagaaattaataaaactaGATCCAAACGAAAGATTAAGTGCACGAGAAATATTAGATGAAAATAAAGGTACTTGTTTCCCGGAATTTTTTtatgattttctttatgATTTTATGGAGATGTTGAATAATCAAGagaatttttcattaaattccAACAACGACAATCTATCAATTAGTGatatgaaaataaattatatcTATGACAATTTTGGATTAATTAGTAAACTGcttaaatttgaatattcaaTAGATGAATCCAATTTGTCGCCAGATGATATTTTGCCTATGAAATTGAACCTTGAAACCATGCCATTCAACTATAGAATCAAACAAAGCAAGTTTATTGATGACGATCTGCAAGAGGCAgcattgattttattaaatgcGGTGACGTCTTTTTCTCAAACACTTAGACAAGTCAACTCTAAGATAAAATGTTGTGAATTGATTGTGGCTTTATCGGAGCGAATACGTGATGAATCCAAATTGGATCGAGCTATTCCGTATCtatgtttatttttggaCGAATATATTGATGGGgtttttcatcaacaagAAGGTGTAAATATTGCTGCAAAAGTTGTATGTGTGGCTCTTTATTCATTAACTTCACTTTTAATGTCGTGTTCTTATATCAACCCAATTAATATGCTAATATTTCCAGAATATATTTTGCCAAAAATCTATAATTTGGTTACTGTAAAGAGTGATTCCAATTCTCAGAGATTAGTCAATTGTGCAGTTGCAGTGTGTTTACCTTATTTGGCTGCTACTGCCAAAAGGTTTTGGATTATGTCAAAGGCATTTAAAAATAGTAACAATGCGTTGAGTACTTTGGTGTCACCCGAAGATGCCATGCAATCTTTTAGTAACTTATCCTTGACTAAAGATCAACTAGATCTGAAATTTAAAGAGATTAcaattttgttattaaCTGATTCAGAAACACCAGTGAAAATCAGTTTGCTTAATAATATCTTACCATTGTGTCAATTTTTCGGACAGGATAAAACcaatgatattattttacCCCATCTAATATCATACTTGAATGATACTGATCAAGAGTTGAGGTTGGCATTTTTATCTTCAGTTTTACAAATGGGACCATTTATTGGGGTATTATCATTTGAGCAATATATCTTGCCCTTATTGGTGCAAACAATTGGTGATGGTGAACAATTTGTTGTTCTAAAAGTTTtagaaattttcaatatgtTTGTTAAGGAACGACTTATTAATCCAAGAACAGAATTTAATGCATTGGATGTATATAAGGAGTTACTATCAAACAGTATAAACTTGTTGTTACACCCTAACGAATGGATTCGACAATCAGTGATTAATTTGatcatatatataagtGATAATTTGACTGATGCTGATAGGTATTGCTTTTTATATCCATTGATTAAACGGTTTTTGAGTTATGATTTGTCGATTATTGATTGGAATACGTTATATCCGTGTTTGACCAAACCAttaacaaaacaaatttatgaCTTAGCCATCACTTGGTCTTTGAACTCAACGTCAAAATCTTTATTCTGGCAGCAAAAGAGTTTTTCAATGTTAATGACTAAACAATCTGGGAACACtatcaaaaagaaaaaattgatttctttcaataagGATATGGGGAAATCTGTTTACTTGCCACAAATGATGTCCGAATTGAGTTTTGCAAATGGATCGAATAAAAAAGGTAATCTGACAATCCCTTTATCACTGGAAGATAAACAATggttattgaaattgaaatcaattggtCTAGATGACAAATCACTTTGGAAAATTCTTGCCTTACGGGACTATATTTTTCATGTGGGTAGATCACCGACTTCCACAATAAATAAGCGATTAAAATCTTCTGAGAATGAAAATTTACTGATTTTACCACgaaatatatttttcacAGTAGTATATCGATCGGAaccattatcaatatctGGTGGAACTCGAGAACAAAAAATCCTTGGAACTAATGCTGAAGAAACTGTTCTGATAAGAACGTCCTCTCGAAGAGGATCCAATTCATTGATATTACCTCAATTAGAAAGAGTTACTGCTTCGGTTCAAACGGTAGAGGCAAATATTATGGGCGAAATGGAAACTCATAATTCAGGAGTGACTAAAGATGCTTGGTTTAATGATTCGAATACTTCGCATAAAGTGTTCAGTGTGAGTAATTCAGGAATCATAGTTTCACATATAAAACATACATATACTGGTGAGAATCCgtatattttgaattttttaaaaaatccCAAATTTCAACCTAATTTATCtgattttgaagaatttgggAAAACTATTATAAGGCACCAACATaagcaacagcaacagcgGAAcgaaaatattgatatgTTGGCACCTATGAATGTATTAGTGGCAAGCTTTAGATCTTCGGATAAGGAGAACAGATTAGAAGAAATCACCACATTAGCTGTATGTCCAACATCGGAATTTTTTGTTACAGGATCATCTACTGGAAGCTTAAAAGTCTGGGATAGtttaaaaatggaaaaattaGTTACAGTCAAGAATGCTAATTTATCAGTGGAATTAAATTCAAGTATTTGTTCAATAACATTTTTACCTAATAGATTTGTTGTTATAGTTACTACCGATGATGGAACCATTCGATTATTCAGAATAGATGTTATAAGAAATAATAAGagtaaaaaaattgttagaTACTTAAAGATGCATTTGATTCGACAATATATCCATGAAGAaagtaatgataataataacaagactcatcatcatcattatcctattgaacaaatcaaatttttacaagataattatattattggaattgatGCCATTGAACAGAAGATTATCATGTTGGATATAATCACCATGACAATCCTGTCCGAATTACAACATCCATTGATTTATGGGATAATCAATACATTTATTGTCTATAAAGATTATTGGTTATTAGTGGGTACTGATAAAGGGGTATTGACATTATGGGATTTAAGATTTAAAATCATTGTCAAATCTTGGCATGtacaaaataatgaaaataatgtgAAACTTGAttctattaataatttagaatTATTGTCATCacttaattcaattaaattgtttgaaaccaagaaaaatgaTGGCGGTGGTAGTAATACTAGTAGTGCTTATTTTGCTTTGAGTggtaatgatgatattagTATATGGGAACTACCTAGTTTAGAATGTAAGGCCATTTTACGAACAAGTAATTCAGCCATGATGAATTCAAGTACTAGTAATATTATGAAATATTCattgattgaatataaagatcatgatggtggtgatgataatggttttttcattgaaaaGATCATTGATGATATTCAACTTGATATTGATCACGAATATGACCGGAAATTGGATTTAAATGTTTTgacaatgaaatttttccaatttaataccaataatgattatttGATGTGTTCAACTGGTAGTAATCGggtaatattatttaatttatcttcAATTAAAGATTCTGTGATATTGAAATCTGAGAAAGCGACTTTTAACACACGTTATTACAATAATGTGGTTATAATTGATCCTGTATTTACCAATGATCaaacatcatcaaatggAAACACTACGACTAACACCACTTATAATGTTGTTAAGTTGATTGATCATGTGTTTGAACCATTCCATATGATTATTACCATTGATAGGAATAATTGCGtcaaattatataaatcgGCTAATGATTAA
- a CDS encoding bad response to refrigeration (BRR) protein, putative (Similar to S. cerevisiae BRR1;~In S. cerevisiae: snRNP protein component of spliceosomal snRNPs, required for pre-mRNA splicing and snRNP biogenesis; in null mutant newly-synthesized snRNAs are destabilized and 3'-end processing is slowed) has protein sequence MSFDNEEDLLYAQKQALPISKESGDPISEYLLAVRKESLAGPPVTFITNRPTSSIVPTPKSSPEIDRTQISEHWSSELMIQFLFLKEELSKIQHSSPTANPYVPETTANWRKFFLEPPPEISYFFIVIDRQTVFRLLVYITRWLSITSRPTLSQWIWKLFLRIDNVLDANECSIIRDLGKKARIIKSKQLKDENKSTVDSISKYTTDMILIIVGNYYGQWDLLQG, from the coding sequence ATGagttttgataatgaagagGATTTATTATATGCTCAAAAGCAAGCATTACCGATTTCAAAAGAATCTGGTGATCCCATTTCCGAGTATTTATTAGCTGTTAGGAAAGAATCTCTTGCTGGACCACCAGTCACTTTTATTACCAATCGTCCAACGTCATCAATCGTACCAACTCCCAAGTCTCTGCCTGAAATTGACCGCACTCAAATTTCAGAACATTGGTCTTCTGAATtgatgattcaatttttatttcttaaagaagaattacTGAAAATACAACATTCATCCCCAACAGCCAATCCTTATGTCCCAGAAACTACAGCTAATTGGAGAAAGTTTTTCTTAGAACCACCCCCAGAAATAAGctattttttcattgtaATAGATAGACAAACCGTTTTCAGGTTACTTGTTTATATAACAAGATGGTTAAGTATCACATCAAGACCTACATTATCACAATGGATTTGGAAATTGTTTTTACGTATTGATAATGTCTTGGATGCAAATGAATGTTCTATAATACGTGATCTCGGTAAAAAGGcaagaataataaaatcaaaacaattaaaagatgaaaataaatctaCAGTTGATTctatttcaaaatatacCACTGATATGATTCTAATAATAGTAGGCAATTATTATGGTCAATGGGATTTATTACAAGGGTAG
- a CDS encoding uncharacterized protein YPR063C orthologue, putative (spliced gene) — translation MAPKIREDLVIPYKHVPAKPRKDSTGVIAQSLPMAAMFMRNKVLSWSSLFLSVQSYLNEPINKPDSDDASQPPFMKIVFAFVAVLTCYMDVFFPNTNPALRMAAKVATETPAASK, via the exons atggCACCAAAGATTAGAGAAGATTTGGTTATACC TTACAAACATGTTCCAGCTAAACCAAGAAAAGACTCTACCGGAGTAATAGCTCAATCATTACCTATGGCAGCCATGTTTATGAGAAACAAAGTTTTATCATGgtcatcattatttttatcagTTCAATCCTATTTAAATGAACCAATTAATAAACCAGATTCTGATGATGCTTCTCAACCTCCATTTATGAAGATTGTTTTCGCCTTTGTTGCTGTACTTACTTGTTATATGGATGTTTTCTTCCCAAACACCAATCCTGCTTTAAGAATGGCAGCTAAAGTGGCAACAGAAACACCAGCTGCTTCAAAATAA
- a CDS encoding histone deacetylase subunit, putative (Similar to S. cerevisiae SIF2;~In S. cerevisiae: WD40 repeat-containing subunit of the Set3C histone deacetylase complex, which represses early/middle sporulation genes; antagonizes telomeric silencing; binds specifically to the Sir4p N-terminus) — protein sequence MSLTSKELNYLIWRYLQESGYDLSAYALDQQSQCSEYENNPTTQELIQKIKPGCLVNLIQKGILYMVAEQEATDSANLSLYGALIQDDLKNLQDNNSSNGSNGTRFALKSEIEANGKIKDPAETPNDDVTQDIEMTDDMDQEIHQKSIIEFETKLLLPQLTFAPSLTCDWHPTSEVFAYGKDDGSATINALKDGKIIETRTLTHPNLLNIKNQINIVSWSPQGNLLITCGANSELRAWSPDGKLKNIASTIADEVISLESTTKLTSIISSLSWSPTGKFLLSIDSRNQVCIWDGTTISLIKQIKNLEINDDSVVCFCWLSEDKFAVTTNTNGIKIYDILAPSHFGSQLDVHPIGLLNGHKHDISLMKLNPKTKLLATCSDFDYSIKVWSSSSSQECLDLNINPEKKYTLKLHSAPMIGLIWLPDTNSNERSNLLLSVSMEGALNIWDAQTSESIKSSELFNNKDNFTDEMKDVHDTIKDVLVFNAVLSPDGKYLALGDDYCRVTIWDVDTTHYLDEPKDFVRCKAVYKPELSPEDKLKATIGICDMKWDHESKSICVSYNGMESVIINITT from the coding sequence ATGTCGCTAACCagtaaagaattgaattatttaatatgGAGATACTTACAAGAGTCAGGATATGATTTATCTGCCTATGCCTTAGACCAACAATCACAATGTTCTgaatatgaaaataatCCTACTACTCAAGAACTTATACAGAAAATAAAACCTGGATGTCTTgttaatttaattcaaaaaGGGATATTATATATGGTTGCTGAACAAGAGGCAACTGATTCAGCAAATTTGTCATTATATGGAGCATTAATACAAGACGACTTGAAAAACTTGCAAGACAATAACTCAAGTAATGGTAGTAATGGTACGAGGTTTGCCTTAAAATCAGAGATAGAAGCAAATGGGAAAATAAAAGATCCAGCAGAAACCCCCAATGATGATGTTACTCAAGATATAGAAATGACTGACGACATGGACCAAGAGATCCATCAAAAGTCAatcattgaatttgaaacaaaattacTCTTACCACAACTTACATTTGCTCCAAGTTTGACGTGTGATTGGCATCCAACTAGCGAAGTGTTTGCTTATGGAAAAGATGATGGTAGTGCAACAATAAATGCTCTCAAAGACGGCAAGATAATTGAAACCAGAACTTTGACTCATCCAaatcttttaaatattaaaaacCAAATTAATATTGTGTCTTGGTCACCTCAAGGTAATTTACTTATAACTTGCGGGGCAAATAGTGAGTTAAGAGCTTGGTCACCTGATggaaaattgaagaatataGCCAGTACTATTGCTGATGAAGTAATATCATTAGAAAGCACTACCAAATTAACCAgtataatttcttcattatcttGGAGCCCGACAGGGAAATTTTTGCTATCCATAGATAGTCGAAACCAAGTATGTATTTGGGATGGTACGACAATATCCctaataaaacaaatcaagaatttggaaatcaatgatgattcagtggtttgtttttgttggttgAGTGAAGATAAATTTGCCGTTACGACCAACACTAATGGCATTAAAATCTATGATATATTAGCACCATCTCATTTTGGAAGTCAATTAGATGTACATCCTATAGGTTTATTAAATGGTCATAAACACGATATTTCACTCATGAAATTGAACCCAAAGACAAAATTATTGGCCACATGTTctgattttgattattcAATAAAAGTATGGAGTAGTTCTTCTTCTCAAGAATGTTTGGATTTGAATATCAATCCAGAGAAAAAATATACTTTAAAATTACATTCAGCACCAATGATTGGATTAATCTGGCTACCTGATACCAATTCAAATGAACGTAgcaatttattattaagtGTTTCTATGGAAGGGGCTTTAAATATTTGGGATGCTCAAACCTCTGAAAGTATCAAGAGTTCggaattatttaataacaAGGATAATTTTACTGACGAAATGAAGGACGTCCATGATACTATCAAAGATGTTCTAGTATTTAACGCAGTACTATCACCTGATGGTAAATATCTTGCTTTAGGAGATGATTATTGCCGAGTAACAATATGGGATGTTGATACAACTCATTATCTAGATGAACCAAAAGATTTTGTTAGATGTAAAGCGGTTTATAAACCAGAATTATCTCCTGAAGACAAATTAAAAGCAACTATAGGGATTTGTGACATGAAATGGGATCATGAATCTAAATCAATATGTGTTTCCTACAATGGTATGGAAAGtgtaattattaatataacaacatga
- a CDS encoding U1 SNP1-associating protein, putative (Similar to S. cerevisiae EXO84;~In S. cerevisiae: essential protein with dual roles in spliceosome assembly and exocytosis; the exocyst complex mediates polarized targeting of secretory vesicles to active sites of exocytosis) yields MENPESNSSLQVEKLRNRKSRAVWQNNNTNVHNNPYANLSTGERSRSRRNTGSSYVSPYGIGTGDENVYTGNSNNNNNKPSTGGNLLQVPGAHGDLNSNKKQNRRLSIHVSARQHGRSISQVGPIDMANLPALPKLGSEAMAKSKSTDLTIEQKIFKELSQGSAAEVDDYYKTLLKQKNLITRDIKDNINQNQKNILQLTKDLKETQEELIELRGTTKELYEVLGYFKESAQRRLELEFEPETQKELHSPQKSNQLGIPNNKKKDRSSIMVLKKMWDSQLQSLFKHVDGASKFVQPLPNRHIVAESGRWFEVNVGNWKSSYPTHLFIFNDLILVAIKKSSSTTTTTTTTAQETTATSGGSKSRLQAVQCWPLTQVSLQQIKSPKDNDDKMYFINLKSKSLSYVYSTDRYDHFVKVTEAFNKGRNEMIQSERLLDSRLSSPSNNNGESKEEKRQLRESLRNSGTYKEGVIDDSSGGGSGRKSAGTPNRNSNTDYVLHDISARVHSRNRSQDIGNNFNKLANNGKSQFFNEIKTLEDRLDDVDVEISHNQYAEAVELISIIESKLRNIENALTTTQRNKNVNIADELLLLDVSKLKIKNRKENVSNGLIFDLQHNIAKLKQDDIDNILTLFDSLEQLDRGVQGYLDSMSAYLSTTVSKLIVGLQGSTKIDVVNYLSNLMVINVSIVKRTIQTYEQIIAPILKRRHGDVDSSGLINWCIDEFTKLCKQIKKHLYGTLLISSGINMETDEPIYKVKEKTLYNNFLKIMQPQLEELKSVGLNVDYIFESILNIE; encoded by the coding sequence ATGGAAAACCCTGAATCCAATTCTAGTTTACAAGTAGAGAAATTAAGAAACAGGAAAAGTAGAGCTGTATGgcaaaacaacaataccaaTGTTCATAATAATCCTTATGCCAATTTAAGCACTGGTGAAAGAAGTAGGAGTCGTCGTAACACTGGTAGTTCTTATGTTTCTCCTTATGGTATTGGTACTGGTGATGAGAATGTTTATACTGGgaacagcaacaacaacaacaacaaaccaAGTACTGGTGGTAATTTACTACAAGTTCCTGGTGCTCATGGAGATTTGAATTCCAACAAGAAACAGAATCGAAGATTAAGTATTCATGTATCAGCTCGTCAACATGGAAGATCTATTTCACAAGTTGGTCCAATTGATATGGCAAATTTGCCAGCATTACCTAAATTAGGTAGTGAAGCCATGGCTAAATCCAAATCTACTGATTTAACTatagaacaaaaaatttttaaagaGTTGAGTCAAGGATCAGCTGCTGAAGTAgatgattattataaaacattattaaaacagaaaaatttgattactCGTGATATCAAAGataatatcaatcaaaatcaaaaaaatatattacaATTGACAAAAGATTTAAAAGAGACtcaagaagaattgataGAATTAAGAGGAACCACTAAAGAATTATATGAAGTTTTGGGGTATTTTAAAGAATCAGCTCAACGAAGattggaattggaatttGAACCAGAAACTCAAAAAGAACTTCATCTGCCTCAAAAAAGTAATCAATTAGGTATtcctaataataaaaagaaagatcGATCTTCAATAATGGTACTTAAAAAAATGTGGGATTCTCAATTACAATCTTTATTTAAACATGTTGATGGAGCATCTAAATTTGTTCAACCATTACCAAATAGACATATTGTTGCTGAGAGTGGACGATGGTTTGAAGTTAATGTTGGTAATTGGAAATCAAGTTATCCAActcatttatttattttcaatgatttgattttagtAGCCATTAAAAAATCGTCcagtactactactactactactactacagCACAAGAAACAACTGCAACAAGTGGAGGTTCAAAATCTAGATTACAAGCAGTTCAATGTTGGCCATTAACCCAAGTATCATtacaacaaatcaaatcacccaaagataatgatgataagaTGTATTTTATTAATCTTAAATCGAAATCTTTGAGTTATGTCTATCTGACGGATCGTTATGACCATTTTGTGAAAGTTACTGAAGCATTCAATAAAGgtagaaatgaaatgattCAAAGTGAAAGATTATTGGATTCTAGACTTTCATCtccatcaaataataatggagaatctaaagaagaaaaaaggcAATTACGGGAATCATTAAGAAATTCCGGTACATATAAAGAAGGAGTTATTGATGATTctagtggtggtggtagtggtcGTAAAAGTGCCGGAACTCCTAATAGAAATAGTAATACTGATTATGTCTTACATGATATATCAGCTCGAGTACATTCTCGTAATCGATCACAAGATATTGggaataatttcaataaattagCCAATAATGGGAAAtcccaatttttcaatgaaattaaaactcTTGAAGATAGATtagatgatgttgatgttgaaattTCACATAATCAATATGCTGAAGCAGTGGAATTAATATCTATAATTGAATCCAAATTACGTAATATTGAGAATGCTTTAACAACTACtcaaagaaataaaaatgttAATATTGCTGATGAATTATTACTTTTAGATGTAtcgaaattgaaaattaaaaatagaaaGGAAAATGTATCAAATGgattaatatttgatttacaaCATAATATAGCTAAACTTAAACaagatgatattgataatattttgaCATTATTTGATAGTTTAGAACAACTAGATCGAGGTGTTCAAGGATATTTGGATTCAATGTCGGCATATTTATCAACTACAGTATctaaattgattgttggATTACAAGGATCAACGAAAATTGATGTGGTTAATTATCTTTCTAATTTGATGGTGATTAATGTTTCTATTGTTAAACGTACAATTCAAACTTATGAACAAATAATTGCTCCAATTTTGAAACGTCGTCATGGTGATGTTGATTCTAGTGGATTGATTAATTGGtgtattgatgaatttacTAAACTTtgtaaacaaattaaaaaacaTCTTTATGGTACATTATTAATATCTTCAGGAATTAATATGGAAACTGATGAACCAATTTATAAAGTTAAAGAGAAAacattatataataatttcttgaaaattATGCAACCACAAttggaagaattaaaaCTGGTTGGATTAAATGTTGattatatatttgaatCTATATTGAATATTGAATGA